In Ovis aries strain OAR_USU_Benz2616 breed Rambouillet chromosome 17, ARS-UI_Ramb_v3.0, whole genome shotgun sequence, the following proteins share a genomic window:
- the LOC132658063 gene encoding craniofacial development protein 2-like, whose translation DVTGDRSKVRCCKEQYCIGTWNVRSMIQGKLEVVKQEMARVNVNILGISELKWTGMSEFNSDDHYIYYCGQESLRRNGVAIMVNKRVQNAVLGCNLKNDRMISVRFQGKPFNITVIQVYAPTSNTEAEVECFYEDLQDLLELTPKKDVLFIIGDRNAKVRSQETPGVKGKFGLGMQNEAGQRLIEFCQENALVIANTLFQQHKRRLYTWTSPDGQHQNQIDYILCNQRWRSSIQSTKTRPGADCGSDHELLIAKFTLKLKKVGKTAR comes from the coding sequence gatgtgactggtgatagaagcaaggtccgatgctgtaaagagcaatattgcataggaacctggaatgtcaggtccatgattcaaggcaaattggaagtggtcaaacaagagatggcaagagtgaacgtcaacattctaggaatcagcgaactaaaatggactggaatgagtgaatttaactcagatgaccattatatctactactgtgggcaggaatccctcagaagaaatggagtagccatcatggtcaacaaaagagtccaaaatgcagtacttggttgcaacctcaaaaacgacagaatgatctctgttcgtttccaaggaaaaccattcaatatcacagtaatccaagtctatgccccaaccagtaacactgaagctgaagttgaatgtttctatgaagacctacaagaccttttagaactaacacccaaaaaagatgtccttttcattataggggacaggaatgcaaaagtaagaagtcaagaaacacctggagtaaaaggcaaatttggccttggaatgcagaatgaagcagggcaaagactaatagagttttgccaagaaaatgcactggtcatagcaaacaccctcttccaacaacacaagagaagactctacacatggacatcaccagatggtcaacaccaaaatcagattgattatattctttgcaaccaaagatggagaagctctatacagtcaacaaaaacaagaccaggagctgactgtggctcagatcatgaacttcttattgccaaattcacacttaaattgaagaaagtagggaaaactgctaga